The following nucleotide sequence is from Streptomyces brevispora.
CTCCATGTTCCGGCCGATGGTGTTCACGCCGACCCCGCCCGCCCGCAGTCTGCGGGCGACGCGGAAGGCGCGGGCCACATCGCCGGACCAGACGTAGTCGATCAGTCCGTAGTCGCTGTCGTTGGCCAGCGCGATGCCCTCCTCCTCGTCGTCGAAGGGGACGACCACCACGACCGGGCCGAAGATCTCCTCCCGCACCACCCGCATGTCCGGCGTGCAGTCGGCCAGCAGGGTGGGGGCGACGTAGAAGCCGCGGCCGGTCGGGGCGGGGCGTTCGCCACCCGTGACGACCCGGGCCCCCTCCTTGCGGCCCAGTTCGACGTACGACTCGACGCGGTCGCGGTGGGCGGCGGAGATGACCGGGCCGACCACCGTGCCCTTCGCCGTCGGATCGCCGACCGTCAGCTGCCCGGCGTACACCGTGAGCTTCTCGATCAGGGCGTCGTGGACGGCCCGTTGGACCAGGACGCGGGTCGGAGCCGTACAGATCTGACCGCTGTAGAACGAGAACGTGGTGCCGATGCCCGCCACCGCCGAGTCGAGGTCGGCGTCGTCGAGCACGACGGCGGCGCCCTTCCCGCCCAGCTCCATCAACTGCCGCTTCATGGACCGGCCGCAGACCTCGGCGATGCGCCGGCCGACGGACGTGGAGCCGGTGAAGCTGACCATGTCGACATCGGGCGAGTCCACGGCGGCCTCACCCGCTTCGGCCCCCGAACCGCTGACGACGTTGACGACACCCGCCGGCACGCCCGCCTCCGCGAGCGCCTCGGCCATCCGGAAGACGGAGAGCGGGTCCTGCGGTGCGGGTTTCACGACGACCGTGTTGCCCATCGCGAGCGCGGGGGCGATCTTGCCGGCCGGGTTGGCCCAGGGGTTGTTGTACGAGGTGACGCAGGTGACGACGCCCACGGGCTGGCGGACGGCGAGCGCCCCGAAGATCCCGGCCCGGCCCATCGGCCCGGCCTCGTTGATCTGCGGCGGGACCGCCTCCTCCACCGGTTCCAGCGCGCCCTTCGCGTACCGCCGGAACCGGGCGGCGCCGACGGCCACCTGCATCCCGCGCGCGGTCGCGGTGGTGGCGCCGCTCTCCGCCTGGGCGAGGGCGGCGTTGGCCGTGAAGTCCCGTTGCATCAGGTCGGCGGCGCGGTCGAGGATCGCGGCGCGCTCCTCGGGGCGGGTGCGGGACCAGGTGGCGAAGGCCTCGCGGGCCGCGGCGGCCGCCTCGTACACCTGCGCGCGGCTCGCCTCGGGGGCGAGACCGACGACCTCCTCGGTCGCCGGGTCGATCACCTCGTAGTGACCGCTCG
It contains:
- a CDS encoding aldehyde dehydrogenase family protein; the protein is MTTTPQRLFIGGEWTEPASGHYEVIDPATEEVVGLAPEASRAQVYEAAAAAREAFATWSRTRPEERAAILDRAADLMQRDFTANAALAQAESGATTATARGMQVAVGAARFRRYAKGALEPVEEAVPPQINEAGPMGRAGIFGALAVRQPVGVVTCVTSYNNPWANPAGKIAPALAMGNTVVVKPAPQDPLSVFRMAEALAEAGVPAGVVNVVSGSGAEAGEAAVDSPDVDMVSFTGSTSVGRRIAEVCGRSMKRQLMELGGKGAAVVLDDADLDSAVAGIGTTFSFYSGQICTAPTRVLVQRAVHDALIEKLTVYAGQLTVGDPTAKGTVVGPVISAAHRDRVESYVELGRKEGARVVTGGERPAPTGRGFYVAPTLLADCTPDMRVVREEIFGPVVVVVPFDDEEEGIALANDSDYGLIDYVWSGDVARAFRVARRLRAGGVGVNTIGRNMEAPFGGFKRSGVGRDVGSYALHAYSELQAIVWPG